From Xenopus tropicalis strain Nigerian chromosome 3, UCB_Xtro_10.0, whole genome shotgun sequence, the proteins below share one genomic window:
- the LOC116409583 gene encoding extracellular calcium-sensing receptor-like, translating into MTRFSFRSYRWVLAMMFAIVELNRTPQSLPNMTLGVGVLDTCSSASRALKGAAWLLSGAPGGTLTHHCQRSSSQLAAVLADSGADSVLSVANVLGLYRYPQVSYFIPPPELSNRVLFPTSLSVAPALTAQAKGLIRLLQFFGWSWVGVLVQEGSVSTVAQTFLRELEGSGICVAFKENVPSVSADVSRIVSVVRESTATVVVVFSLEAYLNPVLLDLALKGDSRPRIWLTTEGWSTSPGLVAPWLSQFLRGSLGLVLRNGAAPGFKEFVFGLQPSTLHKDPFLIEFWEEAFGCRWDASADTSSFTPNLTVSSISPSTTPTFSSTTSSSPHQVLCTGKEKPGSLQLFSDIGDLRVTYNVYKAVRMVSGALRDMSKCRDGEGPLPGGKCVNMSDFKPWQFHQYLRRVHTKGNIGDDLYFDVLGNAPAVYDIINWQSAPSGSTGWVTVGSYESGAPPGQDMLINDNFIHWAEGIKKWPSSVCSEHCTPGFRKAIRQGQPNCCFDCVPCSSGEVSNQTDSVECYLCSDDEWPNSARNHCLSRAIELLSLSEPFGLSLGTTAVIGSLLPAAVLVIFIRNRDTPLVRANNRGLSFLLLAALLLSFLCPLLLLFPPGTFLCFIRQAAFGILFALCISCLLAKTVIVVLAFRANQLGKGLMLIMGPRSPILIALSCTVFQLTLCLSWIIQSPPFPEQDIKSQVGTITIKCNEGLGFWFMLGYLGLLSTICFVAAFLARKLPGAFNEATHITFSMVVFLCVWVSFVPAYLSTHGKLAVATEIFAILSSSAGLLFCIFSPKCYIILLKPQLNTRPLVSGHHRRRPGSH; encoded by the exons ATGACCAG GTTCAGCTTCCGCTCCTATCGTTGGGTTCTTGCAATGATGTTTGCAATTGTGGAGCTCAACAGGACCCCTCAGTCCTTGCCCAACATGACATTGGGTGTAGGAGTGTTGGATACGTGCAGCAGTGCCAGCAGAGCTCTGAAGGGTGCAGCCTGGCTCCTGTCTGGGGCCCCTGGTGGAACTTTAACTCATCATTGTCAGAGGTCTTCTTCTCAACTGGCCGCAGTGCTCGCCGACTCAGGGGCTGACTCTGTGCTGAGCGTTGCAaatgtactggggctgtacagGTACCCACAG GTCAGTTATTTCATTCCTCCTCCTGAGCTCAGCAACCGAGTCCTCTTCCCCACATCCCTCAGCGTGGCCCCTGCTCTAACAGCACAGGCTAAAGGCCTTATTCGACTTCTTCAGTTCTTTGGCTGGTCCTGGGTGGGCGTCCTTGTCCAGGAGGGAAGTGTCTCGACAGTAGCTCAGACGTTCCTCAGGGAACTTGAAGGCTCAGGAATCTGTGTAGCCTTCAAAGAGAACGTTCCCTCTGTATCAGCGGACGTCAGTCGGATAGTGTCAGTTGTCAGAGAGTCCACAGCTACGGTGGTGGTGGTGTTCTCCCTTGAGGCTTATCTGAATCCTGTACTTCTGGACttggcccttaaaggagacaGTAGACCAAGGATCTGGTTGACCACTGAAGGCTGGTCCACATCTCCAGGGCTGGTAGCTCCTTGGCTCTCCCAGTTCCTTCGGGGATCTCTGGGTCTCGTTCTTCGTAATGGAGCTGCCCCTGGATTCAAAGAGTTTGTCTTTGGGTTACAACCCAGCACCCTACACAAAGACCCATTTCTTATAGAGTTCTGGGAGGAAGCATTTGGGTGTCGTTGGGATGCAAGTGCAGATACTTCTTCCTTTACTCCTAATCTAACAGTCTCATCCATATCTCCTTCAACAACTCCCACTTTTTCATCTACAACGTCCTCCTCTCCTCACCAAGTATTATGCACAGGTAAAGAGAAACCAGGTTCTCTTCAGCTCTTCTCAGATATTGGAGACCTCCGAGTGACGTACAATGTCTACAAGGCGGTGAGGATGGTGTCCGGAGCTCTGAGGGATATGTCCAAGTGCAGAGATGGAGAAGGGCCACTGCCTGGGGGCAAATGTGTCAACATGAGTGATTTCAAACCATGGCAG TTCCATCAGTACCTCCGCCGAGTACATACCAAGGGGAATATTGGAGATGATTTGTATTTTGACGTGTTGGGAAATGCTCCGGCCGTATATGACATCATTAATTGGCAATCAGCTCCTTCAGGAAGCACCGGTTGGGTAACGGTGGGCAGCTATGAAAGTGGCGCCCCTCCTGGGCAAGACATGCTCATTAATGACAATTTTATCCACTGGGCAGAAGGTATTAAGAAG TGGCCTAGTTCTGTATGCTCCGAGCATTGCACACCTGGCTTCAGGAAAGCAATACGGCAGGGACAACCCAACTGCTGCTTCGATTGTGTTCCGTGCTCTTCTGGAGAGGTCTCCAATCAGACTG ACTCCGTAGAGTGCTACCTGTGCTCAGATGATGAATGGCCAAATTCTGCCCGTAACCACTGCCTGTCCCGCGCCATAGAGCTGCTGTCCCTCTCTGAACCTTTTGGTCTCTCCCTTGGGACCACCGCTGTAATAGGATCTCTCCTGCCGGCTGCTGTCCTTGTCATTTTCATCAGGAACCGAGACACTCCACTAGTCCGGGCCAATAACCGTGGACTCAGCTTCCTCCTGCTGGCTGCACTCTTGTTGTCTTTTCTCTGTCCCTTGCTGCTCCTTTTCCCACCAGGAACCTTCTTGTGCTTTATACGCCAAGCAGCCTTCGGGATACTCTTCGCTCTTTGCATATCATGCCTCCTGGCCAAGACTGTCATCGTTGTGTTGGCCTTCCGAGCCAACCAGCTTGGCAAAGGTCTCATGTTAATTATGGGACCACGTAGTCCTATCTTGATCGCTCTCTCTTGCACTGTATTCCAGCTTACCCTCTGTCTCTCCTGGATAATCCAGTCCCCGCCCTTTCCTGAGCAAGATATTAAAAGTCAGGTGGGAACGATCACCATCAAGTGCAATGAGGGCCTTGGCTTCTGGTTTATGCTAGGCTACTTGGGCCTGCTCTCCACCATCTGTTTTGTGGCTGCCTTTCTGGCAAGGAAGTTACCCGGAGCCTTCAATGAGGCTACACACATTACCTTCAGCATGGTGGTCTTCCTTTGTGTTTGGGTTTCTTTTGTGCCAGCCTACCTTAGCACCCACGGGAAGCTTGCCGTAGCAACCGAGATCTTTGCCATTCTGTCCTCCAGTGCTGGCCTCCTCTTTTGCATCTTCTCGCCCAAATGTTACATCATTTTACTAAAGCCCCAGCTCAACACCCGGCCATTGGTCTCCGGCCATCACAGAAGAAGACCAGGCTCCCACTGA